A portion of the Pseudomonas koreensis genome contains these proteins:
- the era gene encoding GTPase Era, whose product MTDTNATRCGYVAIVGRPNVGKSTLLNHILGQKLAITSRKPQTTRHNMLGIKTEGDVQAIYVDTPGMHKGGEKALNRYMNKTASAALKDVDVVIFVVDRTKWTDEDQMVLERVQYVTGPLIVALNKTDRIEDKAELMPHLSWLQEQLPNAQIIPISAQHGHNLDALEKVIADHLPENDHFFPEDQITDRSSRFLAAELVREKIMRQMGAELPYQITVEIEEFKQQGKTLHIHALILVERDGQKKIIIGDKGERIKRIGTEARKDMELLFDSKIMLNLWVKVKGGWSDDERALRSLGYGDL is encoded by the coding sequence ATGACTGATACAAACGCAACTCGCTGTGGCTATGTTGCCATCGTCGGCCGTCCCAACGTCGGCAAGTCGACGCTGCTCAATCACATCCTCGGGCAGAAGCTTGCGATCACTTCGCGCAAGCCGCAGACCACGCGGCACAACATGCTCGGCATCAAGACCGAGGGCGATGTGCAGGCAATCTATGTCGACACCCCGGGCATGCACAAGGGCGGCGAAAAGGCCCTGAACCGTTACATGAACAAAACCGCTTCGGCGGCGTTGAAAGACGTCGACGTGGTGATCTTCGTCGTTGACCGCACCAAGTGGACCGACGAAGACCAGATGGTGCTCGAACGTGTGCAGTACGTAACCGGCCCGCTGATCGTCGCGCTGAACAAGACCGATCGGATCGAAGACAAAGCCGAGCTGATGCCGCATTTGAGCTGGTTGCAGGAACAGCTGCCGAACGCGCAGATCATCCCGATTTCCGCGCAGCATGGGCACAATCTCGACGCACTGGAAAAGGTCATCGCCGATCACCTGCCGGAGAATGATCACTTCTTCCCGGAAGACCAGATCACCGACCGCAGCAGCCGTTTCCTTGCCGCCGAACTGGTACGTGAGAAAATCATGCGCCAGATGGGTGCCGAGCTGCCGTACCAGATCACCGTCGAAATCGAAGAATTCAAGCAACAGGGCAAGACCCTGCACATTCACGCGCTGATTCTCGTCGAGCGTGACGGCCAGAAGAAAATCATCATTGGCGACAAGGGCGAGCGCATCAAGCGCATCGGCACCGAAGCGCGCAAGGACATGGAGCTGCTGTTCGACTCCAAGATCATGCTCAACCTGTGGGTCAAGGTGAAGGGCGGCTGGTCCGACGACGAGCGCGCGCTGCGTTCGCTGGGTTATGGCGACCTGTAA
- a CDS encoding leucyl aminopeptidase → MELVVKSVSPETLKTATLVVAVGEGRKLGVAARLVDESSGGAISTVLKRGDLAGKVGQSLLLHSLPNLKAERVLLVGVGKDEELGDRPFRKIVAGILNTLKGLGGGDAVLALDEVIVKGRDSYGKTRLLAETLVDGGYTFDQFKSQKAEPRALKKITLLTIKAAQAEVQRAVNHATAIANGMAFTRDLGNLPPNICHPTFMGEQAKNLGKEFKDLKVEVLDEKKIKSLGMGSFYAVGQGSAQPPRLIVMQYNGGKKSEKPYALVGKGITFDTGGISLKPGAGMDEMKYDMGGAASVFGTLRAVLELKLPINLVCILACAENMPSGNASRPGDIVTTMSGQTVEILNTDAEGRLVLCDALTYAERFKPQAVIDIATLTGACVVALGAHTSGLLGNNDELIDQLLSAGKAADDRAWQLPLFDEYQEQLDSPFADIANIGGPKAGTITAACFLSRFTKNLNWAHLDIAGTAWTSGGKDKGATGRPVPLLTQYLLDRAKA, encoded by the coding sequence ATGGAACTGGTTGTAAAAAGCGTTAGCCCAGAAACGTTGAAAACCGCCACCCTGGTGGTTGCCGTCGGCGAAGGCCGCAAACTCGGTGTCGCCGCCAGACTGGTCGACGAGTCGAGCGGCGGTGCGATCAGCACCGTGCTCAAGCGTGGCGACCTGGCCGGCAAGGTCGGTCAAAGCCTGCTGCTGCACAGTCTGCCAAACCTGAAAGCCGAGCGCGTGTTGCTGGTCGGCGTGGGCAAGGACGAAGAACTGGGCGACCGTCCGTTCCGCAAGATCGTTGCCGGCATCCTCAACACCCTCAAAGGCCTGGGCGGCGGTGATGCCGTGCTGGCGCTGGATGAAGTCATCGTCAAAGGTCGCGACAGCTACGGCAAGACCCGTTTGCTGGCAGAAACCCTGGTCGACGGCGGCTACACCTTCGACCAGTTCAAGAGCCAGAAAGCCGAACCCCGCGCCCTGAAGAAAATCACCCTGCTGACCATCAAGGCTGCGCAGGCCGAAGTGCAGCGCGCCGTGAACCACGCCACCGCAATCGCCAACGGCATGGCTTTCACCCGCGATCTGGGCAACCTGCCGCCGAACATCTGCCACCCGACGTTCATGGGCGAACAGGCCAAGAACCTGGGCAAAGAGTTCAAGGATCTGAAAGTCGAAGTGCTCGACGAGAAGAAGATCAAGTCTCTGGGCATGGGCTCGTTCTACGCCGTTGGCCAGGGCAGCGCCCAGCCGCCGCGCCTGATCGTCATGCAGTACAACGGTGGCAAGAAATCCGAGAAGCCGTACGCGCTGGTCGGCAAGGGCATCACTTTCGACACCGGCGGCATCAGCCTGAAGCCGGGCGCCGGCATGGACGAAATGAAGTACGACATGGGCGGCGCTGCCTCTGTGTTCGGTACGCTGCGTGCGGTGCTTGAGCTGAAACTGCCGATCAATCTGGTGTGCATCCTCGCCTGCGCCGAAAACATGCCGAGCGGCAACGCGTCGCGCCCGGGCGACATCGTTACCACCATGAGCGGCCAGACTGTGGAAATCCTCAACACCGATGCCGAAGGCCGTCTGGTGCTGTGCGATGCGCTGACCTACGCCGAGCGCTTCAAGCCACAAGCGGTGATCGACATCGCCACTTTGACCGGTGCTTGCGTGGTGGCCCTGGGCGCCCATACTTCCGGCCTGCTGGGTAACAACGACGAACTGATCGACCAGTTGCTCAGCGCCGGCAAGGCTGCCGACGACCGCGCCTGGCAACTGCCGCTGTTCGATGAGTATCAGGAGCAACTGGACAGCCCGTTCGCCGACATCGCCAACATTGGCGGGCCGAAGGCCGGCACCATCACCGCCGCCTGCTTCCTGTCGCGCTTCACCAAGAACCTCAACTGGGCGCACCTGGATATCGCTGGCACCGCGTGGACCAGCGGCGGCAAGGACAAGGGCGCCACCGGCCGTCCGGTTCCCCTGCTGACCCAGTACCTGCTGGATCGCGCCAAAGCCTGA
- the rnc gene encoding ribonuclease III gives MSVSLSRLERQLGYTFKDQELMLLALTHRSFAGRNNERLEFLGDAILNFVAGEALFDRFPLAREGQLSRLRARLVKGETLAVLARGFDLGDYLRLGSGELKSGGFRRESILADALEALIGAIYLDAGMDVARERVLAWLAGEFEGLTLVDTNKDPKTRLQEHLQSRGCELPRYEVVDIQGEPHCRTFFVECEVVLLNEKSRGQGVSRRIAEQVAAAAALIALGVENGND, from the coding sequence GTGAGCGTTTCTCTAAGCCGTCTCGAGCGCCAGCTCGGTTACACCTTCAAGGACCAGGAGCTGATGCTGCTGGCCCTCACGCACCGCAGTTTTGCCGGGCGCAACAACGAGCGTCTGGAATTCCTCGGTGATGCCATCCTCAATTTCGTCGCTGGCGAGGCGCTGTTCGATCGCTTTCCGCTGGCCCGCGAAGGCCAGTTGTCGCGTTTGCGCGCACGCCTGGTGAAAGGTGAGACGCTGGCCGTACTGGCTCGCGGTTTCGACCTCGGTGATTATCTGCGTCTGGGTTCTGGTGAACTGAAGAGCGGCGGTTTTCGCCGTGAATCGATTCTCGCCGACGCCCTCGAAGCCCTGATCGGCGCAATCTACCTCGATGCCGGCATGGACGTCGCCCGCGAGCGCGTGTTGGCCTGGCTGGCCGGCGAGTTCGAAGGCCTGACGCTGGTCGACACCAACAAGGATCCGAAAACCCGCTTGCAGGAACATCTGCAATCGCGCGGTTGCGAACTGCCACGCTACGAAGTGGTGGATATCCAGGGCGAACCGCACTGCCGAACCTTCTTCGTCGAATGCGAAGTGGTCTTACTGAATGAAAAAAGCCGAGGTCAGGGTGTGAGCCGTCGTATCGCCGAACAGGTAGCGGCCGCTGCAGCACTGATTGCCCTGGGCGTGGAGAATGGCAATGACTGA
- the lepB gene encoding signal peptidase I: MSLNFPLLLVIAVFVCGLLALLDLLFLAPRRRAAIASYQGSVSQPEPVVVEKLNKEPLLVEYGKSFFPVLFIVMVLRSFLVEPFQIPSGSMKPTLDVGDFILVNKFSYGIRLPVIDKKVIEVGDPQRGDVMVFRYPSDPNVNYIKRVVGLPGDTVRYTADKRLFVNGESIAEKMVGAEAGSLGSAELYQEKLGAAEHLIRKEMSRYRATPDRSWTVPAGHYFMMGDNRDNSNDSRYWDDPNIPKDLLGMVPDKNIVGKAFAVWMSWPEPKLSHLPNFSRVGLIK; this comes from the coding sequence ATGTCGCTAAATTTCCCGCTGTTGCTGGTCATCGCCGTGTTCGTCTGCGGCCTGTTGGCGTTGCTTGATCTGCTGTTCCTGGCACCGCGTCGGCGGGCTGCCATTGCCTCCTATCAAGGCAGTGTCAGCCAGCCCGAGCCTGTGGTGGTCGAGAAACTGAACAAAGAGCCGCTGCTGGTCGAATACGGCAAGTCGTTCTTTCCGGTGCTGTTCATTGTGATGGTGCTGCGTTCGTTCCTGGTGGAGCCGTTCCAGATTCCGTCCGGCTCGATGAAACCGACCCTGGACGTCGGCGACTTCATTCTGGTGAACAAGTTTTCCTACGGCATCCGCCTGCCGGTGATCGACAAGAAGGTCATCGAAGTCGGTGACCCGCAGCGCGGCGATGTCATGGTGTTCCGCTATCCGAGCGACCCGAACGTCAACTACATCAAGCGTGTGGTTGGCCTGCCGGGTGACACGGTGCGTTATACCGCCGACAAGCGTCTGTTCGTCAACGGCGAATCGATTGCCGAGAAGATGGTCGGCGCCGAAGCGGGTTCGCTGGGCAGCGCTGAGCTCTATCAGGAAAAACTCGGCGCAGCCGAGCACCTGATCCGCAAGGAAATGAGCCGCTACCGCGCCACTCCGGATCGTTCGTGGACGGTGCCTGCCGGGCACTACTTCATGATGGGCGACAACCGCGACAATTCGAACGACAGCCGCTACTGGGATGATCCGAACATTCCCAAGGATCTGCTGGGCATGGTTCCCGACAAGAATATTGTCGGCAAGGCCTTCGCGGTCTGGATGAGCTGGCCGGAGCCGAAACTCAGCCACCTGCCGAATTTCTCGCGGGTCGGCCTGATCAAGTAA
- the lptG gene encoding LPS export ABC transporter permease LptG, which translates to MVKLDRYIGSSVFMAIIAVLAIILGLATLFAFIDEMGDVSDTYTLVDVLSFVLLTAPRRLYEMLPMAALIGCLIGLGSLASSSELTVMRAAGVSIGRIVWAVMKPMLVLMLAGVLIGEYVAPATESMAQANRSLAQGSGDAQSAKHGMWHRQGEEFIHINAVQPNGLLYGVTRYHFDKERHLLSSSFAKKAEFDGSKWQLTDVATTLFKERSTEVVNTPSEQWDVALSPQLLSTVVMAPESLSISGLWGYIHYLAEQGLSNGRYWLAFWVKVLQPLVTAALVLMAISFIFGPLRSVTLGQRVFTGVLVGFTFRIVQDLLGPSSLVFGFSPLFAVLVPAGVCALAGVWLLRRAG; encoded by the coding sequence GTGGTTAAACTCGACCGCTACATCGGCAGCAGCGTGTTCATGGCGATCATCGCTGTACTGGCGATCATCCTCGGTTTGGCGACGCTGTTTGCCTTCATCGATGAAATGGGCGACGTCAGCGACACCTACACTCTGGTCGATGTGCTCAGTTTCGTATTGCTGACTGCACCGCGCCGCCTCTATGAAATGCTGCCGATGGCCGCTTTGATCGGCTGCCTGATCGGTCTCGGCAGTCTGGCCAGCAGCAGTGAACTGACCGTCATGCGTGCTGCTGGTGTGTCGATCGGCCGTATCGTCTGGGCTGTCATGAAGCCGATGCTGGTGCTGATGCTCGCCGGTGTGCTCATCGGCGAATACGTCGCTCCAGCCACCGAGAGTATGGCTCAGGCCAATCGCTCGCTGGCCCAGGGCAGCGGCGATGCGCAAAGCGCCAAGCACGGTATGTGGCACCGTCAGGGTGAAGAATTCATCCATATCAACGCCGTGCAGCCGAACGGTCTCTTGTATGGCGTGACGCGTTATCACTTCGACAAGGAGCGCCATCTGCTCAGCTCCAGCTTCGCCAAAAAGGCCGAGTTCGACGGCAGCAAGTGGCAGCTTACCGACGTTGCCACCACGCTGTTCAAGGAGCGCAGTACTGAAGTCGTCAATACCCCGAGCGAGCAATGGGACGTGGCGTTGAGCCCGCAACTGCTCAGCACCGTGGTCATGGCCCCGGAATCTCTGTCGATCAGCGGTCTGTGGGGCTACATCCACTATCTGGCCGAGCAAGGCCTCAGCAACGGCCGTTACTGGCTGGCATTTTGGGTCAAGGTGTTGCAGCCGCTGGTGACCGCGGCGCTGGTGCTGATGGCGATCTCGTTCATCTTCGGTCCGCTGCGTTCGGTGACCCTCGGTCAGCGGGTCTTCACCGGCGTGCTGGTGGGTTTCACTTTCCGCATCGTCCAGGATCTGCTGGGTCCATCCAGTCTGGTATTCGGTTTCTCGCCGCTGTTTGCGGTGCTGGTGCCGGCCGGCGTGTGTGCGCTGGCGGGTGTCTGGCTGCTGCGCAGGGCCGGTTGA
- the lptF gene encoding LPS export ABC transporter permease LptF: MIVFRYLSREVLLTLSAVSAVLLVIIMSGRFIKYLAQAAAGQLDPGSLFLIMGFRLPGFLQLILPLGLFLGILLAYGRLYLESEMTVLSATGMSQQKLFRMTLFPATLVALVVAWLSLGLAPQGANQFQLLLNKQDALTEFDTLEPGRFQALRDGTRVTYTETLSDDRVNLGSVFISQKNLGADKKDRGISVLVAESGRQEIRPDGNRYLILDNGYRYDGSPGQADYRAIHYETYGVLLPKPDVSEEVTDRDAMPTSSLWGSDDIRSKTELQWRMSLPLLVFIVTLMAVPLSRVNPRQGRFLKLLPAILLYMAYLTILIAARGALEKGKIPPALGLWWVHAIFLLIGLGLLYWEPMRLKLASRRSAALEVARG; the protein is encoded by the coding sequence TTGATCGTCTTCCGTTATCTGTCCCGCGAAGTCCTGTTGACCCTCAGCGCCGTAAGTGCCGTGCTGCTGGTCATCATCATGAGCGGTCGCTTCATCAAATACCTGGCGCAGGCTGCGGCCGGTCAGCTCGATCCGGGCTCGCTGTTCCTGATCATGGGCTTTCGTCTGCCGGGGTTCCTGCAACTGATTCTGCCGCTGGGCCTGTTCCTCGGGATCCTGCTGGCCTACGGTCGCCTGTACCTCGAAAGCGAAATGACCGTGCTCTCGGCCACCGGCATGAGTCAGCAGAAGCTGTTTCGCATGACCCTGTTTCCGGCGACGCTGGTGGCACTGGTGGTGGCGTGGCTCAGCCTCGGTCTGGCTCCGCAGGGCGCCAACCAGTTTCAGCTGTTGCTGAACAAGCAGGACGCGCTGACCGAGTTCGATACCCTCGAACCGGGCCGCTTCCAGGCATTGCGTGACGGCACGCGGGTGACCTATACCGAAACCCTGAGCGACGACCGCGTCAATCTCGGCAGCGTGTTCATCTCGCAGAAGAACCTCGGCGCCGATAAAAAGGATCGCGGTATTTCCGTGCTGGTTGCCGAATCGGGCCGTCAGGAAATTCGCCCCGACGGCAATCGCTACCTGATCCTCGATAACGGTTACCGCTATGACGGCAGCCCGGGTCAGGCCGACTATCGTGCCATTCATTACGAAACCTACGGCGTGCTGCTGCCCAAGCCGGACGTCAGCGAAGAAGTCACCGACCGTGACGCGATGCCGACCTCGTCCCTGTGGGGCAGTGATGACATCCGTTCGAAAACCGAACTGCAATGGCGCATGTCCCTGCCGTTGCTGGTGTTCATCGTGACCCTGATGGCGGTGCCGCTGTCGCGGGTGAATCCGCGTCAGGGGCGTTTCCTCAAGCTACTGCCGGCGATTCTTCTTTATATGGCTTACCTGACCATCCTGATTGCCGCCCGCGGCGCCCTCGAAAAAGGCAAGATCCCGCCGGCCCTTGGGCTGTGGTGGGTGCACGCGATCTTCCTGCTCATCGGCCTCGGCCTGCTCTATTGGGAGCCGATGCGCCTGAAGCTGGCCAGCCGTCGCAGCGCCGCGCTGGAGGTGGCCCGTGGTTAA
- the lepA gene encoding translation elongation factor 4 has product MSDLSHIRNFSIIAHIDHGKSTLADRFIQMCGGLAEREMEAQVLDSMDLERERGITIKAHSVTLYYKAKDGITYQLNFIDTPGHVDFTYEVSRSLAACEGALLVVDAGQGVEAQSVANCYTAIEQGLEVMPVLNKIDLPQAEPDRVKDEIEKIIGIDATDAVTCSAKTGLGVDEVLERLVHTIPAPTGNIEDPLQALIIDSWFDNYLGVVSLVRVRHGRVKKGDKILVKSTGKVHLVDSVGVFNPKHTATVDLKAGEVGFIIASIKDIHGAPVGDTLTLSSTPDVPVLPGFKRIQPQVYAGLFPVSSDDFEDFREALQKLTLNDSSLQYTPESSDALGFGFRCGFLGMLHMEIIQERLEREYDLDLITTAPTVIFELVLKTGETIYVDNPSKLPDVSAIEDMREPIVRANILVPQEHLGNVITLCIEKRGVQVDMLFLGNQVQVTYDLPMNEVVLDFFDRLKSTSRGYASLDYHFDRYQSANLVKLDVLINGDKVDALALIVHRDNSHFKGRQLTEKMKELIPRQMFDVAIQAAIGGQIVARTTVKALRKNVLAKCYGGDVSRKKKLLEKQKAGKKRMKQVGNVEIPQEAFLAVLRLE; this is encoded by the coding sequence GTGAGTGATTTGAGTCATATCCGCAATTTCTCCATCATCGCCCACATTGACCATGGCAAGTCGACGCTGGCTGACCGTTTCATCCAGATGTGCGGCGGCCTGGCCGAGCGTGAAATGGAAGCCCAGGTACTGGATTCCATGGATCTTGAGCGTGAACGCGGGATCACCATCAAGGCCCACAGCGTTACCCTCTATTACAAAGCCAAAGATGGCATCACCTACCAGCTGAACTTCATCGACACCCCGGGTCACGTCGACTTCACCTACGAAGTCAGCCGTTCCCTGGCCGCGTGCGAAGGCGCCTTGCTGGTGGTCGATGCGGGGCAGGGCGTGGAAGCCCAGTCCGTGGCCAACTGCTACACCGCCATCGAGCAGGGCCTCGAGGTCATGCCGGTGCTTAACAAGATCGACCTGCCACAGGCCGAGCCGGATCGCGTCAAGGACGAGATCGAGAAGATCATCGGCATCGACGCCACCGACGCCGTCACCTGCAGCGCCAAGACCGGCCTGGGTGTCGACGAAGTGCTCGAGCGTCTGGTCCACACCATTCCCGCGCCGACCGGCAACATCGAAGATCCGCTGCAAGCGTTGATCATCGACTCCTGGTTCGACAACTACCTGGGCGTTGTCTCCCTGGTACGTGTCCGCCATGGCCGGGTGAAGAAGGGCGACAAGATTCTGGTCAAGTCCACCGGCAAGGTGCACCTGGTCGACAGCGTTGGCGTGTTCAACCCGAAACACACCGCTACCGTTGACCTCAAGGCCGGCGAAGTGGGCTTCATCATCGCCAGCATCAAGGACATTCACGGTGCGCCGGTCGGTGACACCCTGACCCTCAGCTCCACTCCTGATGTGCCGGTGCTGCCGGGCTTCAAACGTATCCAGCCGCAGGTTTACGCCGGTCTGTTCCCGGTCAGCTCCGACGACTTCGAGGATTTCCGCGAAGCACTGCAGAAGCTCACCCTGAACGACTCGTCGCTGCAGTACACCCCGGAAAGCTCCGACGCCCTGGGCTTCGGCTTCCGTTGCGGCTTCCTCGGCATGCTGCACATGGAAATCATCCAGGAGCGCCTCGAGCGCGAGTACGACCTGGACCTGATCACCACTGCGCCGACGGTAATTTTCGAGCTGGTGCTGAAAACCGGTGAAACGATTTACGTCGACAACCCGTCGAAGCTTCCGGATGTGTCGGCGATCGAGGACATGCGCGAGCCAATCGTACGCGCCAATATCCTCGTACCGCAGGAGCACCTGGGCAACGTCATCACCCTGTGCATCGAGAAACGCGGCGTTCAGGTCGACATGCTGTTCCTCGGCAATCAGGTGCAAGTCACCTACGACCTGCCGATGAACGAAGTGGTCCTGGACTTCTTCGACCGTCTCAAATCCACCAGCCGCGGCTATGCTTCGCTGGACTACCATTTCGATCGTTACCAATCGGCTAATCTGGTGAAACTGGACGTGCTGATCAACGGCGACAAGGTCGATGCCCTGGCATTGATCGTGCACCGTGACAATTCGCACTTCAAAGGTCGCCAGTTGACCGAGAAGATGAAAGAACTGATTCCTCGTCAGATGTTCGACGTGGCGATCCAGGCCGCCATCGGTGGTCAGATCGTAGCCCGGACAACCGTCAAGGCGCTCAGAAAGAACGTATTGGCCAAATGCTATGGCGGTGACGTCAGTCGTAAGAAGAAACTGCTTGAGAAGCAGAAGGCCGGTAAGAAACGCATGAAACAGGTCGGCAACGTGGAAATTCCACAGGAAGCCTTCCTCGCCGTGCTCAGGTTGGAATAA